The Liolophura sinensis isolate JHLJ2023 chromosome 6, CUHK_Ljap_v2, whole genome shotgun sequence genomic sequence CCTTCCGAAATGGTTTCACCCGGGGCGTAAAGTACCCCATCTACCAGACATCCGAGCATGCTGGGTGTTGTGGTCGGTGGCCAGGGAATTGTTGTGGTTGGAGGAGCGGAGGGTGTGGTTGAGCCGCAATAAGCGGTGGCGTGCAGTACGGTGGGCGTATTATAGCCGTCATCGTAACATAAGCTGGCGTAACAAAGGTCGTCCAACTGGCCGGAGTCGATTTGCTCTCCAGGATTGTAAACTCTGCCGTTCACCACACAGCCATATACAGTGGTTGGACGGGGCAGGGGTGGAGTAGTTCTGCATGTAACACATGAGAAAACTAGTACATATTGAACAAATAAACTATAATATGTAATTCTTGATGACTTGGTAGACATACTTGTATTCGTCACGATAATTCTAGTGACAAATGATTATCGTTAGCACCTTAAGTACTCTTTCGGGTAGGCCTGAACATCTTAAGTACACCTTTCGGCCAAAGAGCTTCACAGCCATAAAAAGGCCTTGCTTAGTGCTGTGGTATGGGAACACGAAATCACATTCATATGGGCAGTGGGttttatgtacattataatCCGCTTTGAATTGGGGGAATAAAGTTTCTCAAAACACtgtagaacaaaaaaaacacagatagCCATGTCGTCATTCACTACCAATAAACCTTTCCTTAGCCATTGGAACGTCCTTAAGGGTCATATATAACGACGATCAATTCGTGCCATTCACCATTCATGAATTACTTTAGAGATCATTTCTGTACAGTGgcattttaaaatgaatattaatTCATATTAGAGTGACATTGCATTTATACTTCTGGCATCGTCGCTATTATTAAAGAGTGTTCAAAAAGTCGAATAAGtaactacataaataataaatataccagATCTAAATGGAACGGTATATGACGTCAGTCGTGTAGCAAAGAACATGAAGCTATGGATGTTACTACGAACATCCTTTTACTTACAGACACCACTCACTTGACTTACTAGCCTGAGTGGCCTATAGCACAATCGGCTTAGGAACTGAGGTCACCGCGTCGAATCTGGCAAGATTCCCAGATAATCTAGGTGGTTATTCGGTTGAAAGTGTGCTTGTAAAAGTTTGTCCAGTTATTTAAGGTCAAACCTTTACAGAAGAAGCTGACACTTTCTCTTATTCTCAAGTTAATTGTAAATGGTATTATAGAAATCTGCTTACGAAGCGCTGTTTGCTACAAATTGTTCTCCATACATACGATCACTGCGCAGTATAAgacaatcaaaaataaaaataacaaagtttTACAAGTGTTTATGTGTTGCTGGAAGGTGGTCGATTAAAGTGCCGAAGTccccgaccccccccccccctccccaataCGCTAATGTGGGTATAAATAAGGCCTTGTGGAATGCAATAAATTTCAAATATCCTTGTAGGTGACACCAGTGTAAAATCTGTATTGTAACACCAGTGTAAAATCTCTGTGGTAGTCAAACATGAAGTTACCACATAATAATGGCACAGAATAATATAAATACCCATGTGAAagtgcggatggtcgcgggtttcccccgggctccacCCCGCTTAGCTTCGACCATAATGTAGGCCACCGTTGTGTGagggaaatgttcttgagaacggcgtgaaacacaaatcaaataaataaataaataaataaatagccgcACAGTCTAGCTCTGCGAAACGGAATCCTGATTCAGTACATTTCAAATCTGTTCGCCAGAGACCTACAGGATCAATTGTAGGCAACACtcgttattttttatttatttgacgggtgttttacgccgttctcaagaatatttcacttatactaaggCGGctaggattatggtgggagaaaaccgggcagaccccgggggaaatccacagcGCCCGTTAGAGTTCTcaggtttaatacatgtagtacaccaTAAGCCAATTATCCCTGCCCTCATGTTAACTCATTTTAGTCTTACAATTTTAACTCACACTGACAAAATTTCTCGGCGTGCATATACCACATAGCGAGGTACACGAAGTGCTGCTTTACATTACTGATATAATGGAGTTTTACAGCCTAGCTTATGTATTATGCTTTCTCCACTCCTATAACGTGACATTCGATTTTCGAACAACGAGCAGGTACCTTTCCTGGGCTTAGCAAaagttcaaactcaaaacttGTTTCTACTTGTTCAGTTGAAAAGTTAAATTCGCTGGCTAACTGTTACTGTTGTTTAGCGacgctggctttgacatatctGCGCTTCCAATGAGTGTACTGAAGGAACCAGTGCATACGTGTACTAAATATAAGGACCGGTTCGAATTGTTGTCCACGAGGAGGTAGTTTGGGCCTGTGCTGAGCGTCAGCTATGTTATAGTGGTGTCCCAGCCACATTTAGCTTAAACTGGCCTAGCACAGCATAATACCTCCCTTTATGTACCGGTACTTGATATTCTCGCCGTGATAACAGATGGTGTTTTGCAGGAAAATTTGCTGGCAGTTAGGCTACAGTGAACTTCTCTGTAGACAACATGAACACCTCCCTTTTGACTAAATTTACAGTGATTTGCTGTAAAAGTACTACTCGATCAGATGTTTTGTCAAAAGACACCTAATTTTCATATACAAGTAATAAGTGACGTTATGTGCATTGGTCAATAAACTCTCCGTGCGAGCAAACTACATATACCTTGACAAACGAGTACAAAATTTAATTGGTTAAAGTGGAGATGTGTTTTCATTAATACTCACATATAACTAGTATAGAGAAAATGTTTTGACTCGTGCCTTTAATTACCCAGAGTCGCGTTttcaaccaaataaaaactatacatgtaattcagcaaTTAATATACCGGGCGTCACCGATCATTCACAAGTGAACCATAGATACTGTCTCCATGCATAGGCCCCACTTCAAACTCGATCCCCGTCCACGAATTTGGTAAAATCTAGCCAGTATTCATCTTTTCGGTTCGTTTATAGTCATTGTAACTTTTCTTCGATAAGCTACGGTTGTTTTCATTTGTCACTCTAGGTTACCGGTATGTTAGTTAATCATCGGTATCAGATTTGTGAGCTCTTTCCGCAGAGGTATGTACTGTAATAGACGCAAGGCTTACGGTCCCTTGTGTGCATGTGGAGAGCatacaaaaaagtaaatgcGCATAACCGGAAGTTCTTTCTCAGCACggaaagtacaaaattaaagacatgGGCTAAAATTTAATTCTGGTAATAAGTCTTATAAACCAGTATTGAACAAAAGGGTCctacgagtgagtgagtgcttggggtttaacgtcctgcttaacaatttttcggtcttatgacgacgaaggaatccttggactgcatgtaatgtgcctccttgttgcaagacgaatttccaccgctcttttatcttgtgctgcttcactgaaacgccataCCGAAGGCAactaaggcgccccgcccgagccattatactgatacaggtcaaccagtctctgcactatccccttcatcctgaacgccaagcgatgaagttacaacgtcctcttttaaagtcttaggtgtgactcgacccaggattgaccctggacctaccgctcccgaaacggATTCTCGACCAActcattctaaaatagaaataaTTCTTCTTCATATTTCGAGTCTCGTCCACTATAGAAACTCTCGCGAGAATGCGATTGTTGAcgaactgtgctatcggggtctAGGTCCTGGGAATCTACTTATTAACTATTAAAACCGTCAGCTGCTCCCTGCCAGTTTTGTTGATTGTCAGCAGTTAGATTGGTAAAAAGGCTTGGACTGCTACGTGCATATGGttgtgcatgcacatgtatattattttgtcTAACTTATTTTGTCTAGCTTATTTCATGACAGAGTAATTTAGCTGCAGAGAAAACAACGCCATTAGCACAGTGCCCATGCAACATGTAACTCGTGCACCAACATATCggattcatgtacatgttgagcATGCAGAACGTCGAGCCTACCGGCAGAGGAAGTCTGTCGAATAAGGCCGAGTCGCCAGCGAGGACCCAGCCATTGACGGCTGCTGGTAGTTCCTTGCCAACACGGACACCTTGACCTACTTTCGGTTACTGTACGTACCACTTTGCACACGCAACAAGCGTGATGACGTCTTAAAATGAACGCCCTCTGGTGGCTACGATGACAATCTGTGTATCTTTTTGAAAGGAAGTAATTTGTAAATGTCAACCAAAGCTTATGAGCATGAGGGAAATATGGGTGTAGCAGGTTGCCGATGTTAAGCTCATGATACGATGCCGATCTTAATGAGTTACTATCACAAATTCCAGTACACCAAATCTTACATTTCCGAAAACGCGTCACTCGGTCACAGGTGTGGTGAATCTGTGTGTTAATCATTTCCTGGTCTGGTAGTTACAACACACCGAATTTGAACCGTGACTTCGAATGTGAGCGCTGAAGAGACATGTGTTGTGATAACTGTAAAGGTAAAAGCCATTGTTTCGTCGCTTTTCAAATCGCATGTATAATTTTAGTAGACCTATCACATAGGATGACATATATAGCTTAGTGACAAACATGAAAGAATTAAGTGTCAATAGTCATCTTCTCACATACATGCAAACAAAACAAGTATGAATCTTAGCTGCTTCGTTGAAGACattgtttatattatattttataattatcaATCCTTcgtataatttttgttttgggtCTGATGAGTGattattgtcattttatttagagttcattgtattttacatgtaccaatatgTAGGCGGCCAACATTTACAGAATatggtttgttgttgttgtatagggTGGTGGAGATGAATACGACTGGGGATCTGAACATTTGTTGGGGGTTACTTCCCTCCTGGACGCCGGCTGACCTACCATTGTCCCCTGACCCACACAATGACTGTCCACAGCTGGAGACATACCGGTACATCAAGAAGACAGTACCATGTCCTCCACCCACCAAACCCTGTCTGTTCTGGGCTGCAGCCAACAACAGCATATTAAGTAGTGGGGACATTCAGCTGGTGACTTCTGTCTGTGGCATTCCCAACATTTCCGAATGCAGTAATTACCCCCGACTTAACCCATCCCTTATCGAGGAATCCCTGTGTACCCCTGTGTGCCTTGCTTTGGTTGTCAGCTTAAGTTTGCTCCTGATAGGTGTGCCCCTTGTGATTGTGGGTTATTGTTCATTCAAAGGTCGGAAAAGGTAACTTTCTATTCTCTGTGCTCTACATTTGTTTGTATTACTGTAATTCCTTGTGAAGTCTAGGGCATACAGGACATCAATCAGCATATACCTGTAGACACTGACATAGGCCTACCCAGGCAAATTAGCACATTAACCTTTGGCagtaaaaatgtttactgatattcacaatatatgtaatgcttaatttataactgtaacttGTTGACTGACAATTACTCTGAAAATTACTTGTACTTCAATGTCTACAGTGAGCCATTCAGTTGTTGTGTAGGCCTACGGTAACCTGTAACAACTTGTGGACTGACAGTTACTTTAACTTCAATGTCTACAATGGGTCACCCAGTTGTGTGTGGCCCACATCGTTGTTGTGTAGGCCTACGGTAACCTGTAACTAAATTTGACTACTTTTAGACTTGTAATTTTTAAGTCCTAATTTGCATGCTAGAAGAGCAGTATATGTTGATCCTAGTTTATATTCTTTTTATGACTTGGAATGGGTGGTTTGTACATAGATATGGAGATAGGATCGATGCCAGAGCATTTGTTTAACAGGTTACACGATTTAGACTATCGGAACTGGTGGCTATTTACTGCACATCACAGATTCAGTTCACTTTCAAGGTAATGCAACCATTAAATAGACACATGCACAATCGTATTCCTAGTGTCACACTCGTGGAAGGTTCAGACTTTGGCTGTACAGTTTGGTGATACTGTGACACCACATGTACTGGTAAGTGGTGTTGGCATGTAGGTGTGAGTTTGCTCATTTCTGTTCAAAACTGCTATGTGTATGTATCATGTCAGTGATGTTAACCTGAAAGGGTAGGGCCTACATTTTTGTGTCCAAATAAATAGTATAATCTATGTCCTGTTTAAAAGTAGTATCGTTGAACATTTCTAGAATATGCTTACACAATcactaaaatacatgaaaacagtaaTGCATCTGACAAGACTGAAGGTATACTTATTTATGCCATACAGAAGAAAATGTCACAAGGATGAGGCTGATTAGTGGAGAAAACCAAGCTGAGGAAATCATTGCACATTGCCACTTAGCCGCCTACCTGACAAAATTGCAGTGGTGATATAAAAACATAGGGAACTGATTGATTCACTCTTGGAGTAAACATCAAGCAGGAATGCATGGACAGACAGGCTTTCAGTGTTTCATCATTTACCTTTCCCATCATGCATCCACTATAGATGTGTGCAGCATTTTTGCTGCGTGTAAAAACACTTATGTATTTGTAATGTTATATATCACTTCAGTGTGGTGTATTTCGTTGATTTATCTGTTTACAGGAGCCCAAGTGAATCATGCTGCACAGGGGTTTGCATTTGTGTTGATAGAGTTGTCATAAGAAAGACTGGCCTGAACAGAAGTGAGTCCTGCTCCCCAGCTATGGCCGAGAGTTGGAGCAAACCTGAGATAAATGTTACAGGTCTCAGTAACGATGGATATGTCAATGAAGAAGTCCTTCTTGATTGGCAGATGGTTAGTATAACTGTTTAATAACAAGATTATTTCTCTCTGTGCCCAGTAATCAGTGTAGAACATTGCCGACCTATAGAAGTTGGTTTTCTAAAATCGACCTGGTCAGAGGCATGTATGCATTACGGCTCAAACTGCATGAACGACTTCAGCAAGCGCAAATCATGTGCAAGACATTTCCTAAATAAAAGGCTGTTTAAAATGAGCTTTGTCTATGGCTATCTAAAAGACCAGAGGTTTGGGAGGCAAGGCAGGCCCTAGACTCTGCCCATTGGACTGGGATAGTTGTTCAGTCCCAACAACATATCATCTTCCATTGCTGCTGTAGTTTGTATTTTATTACCTGAGAGTCAACCATGTAGGCTGATGTTAGCCAATTTGGcaaaattgttattttcatGAACATGGTTGAGATGTGTCCTTGGTATCTTTTAAATGACAATAGGCAGAAGTATGTCATAGGCAATAGCAAAGCTATGGTATGAAAATTGTCTCCAAGAGTGGGACTTGtcgttttcactttttttctgaaaacaactgaagcccccccccccccccccccacccacccgcCCCTCTCTTGTGGCTAATATTTTAATTCAAATCGCCAATAGGCCTACTTGTATTTAAGCCTACAGCGTGCAAATTAAGCTACTTTATTAATGCATGATATGTACCTGAGATGGTATGTACACAGTATTATAATTCTGGTAACGAGAATCCAACCTACACACATAACAAGTCAGCTTCAAAGATGTACTGCTTGGTTAAAGCTCAGTCTTAGTTAGCAAATTTTGTAGATTCTAgtgctctcactgttcatagGCTCGCTGATTACAGTAATCCACCAAtgacattcatgtgtagtgctGTCACTGTTCATAGGCTCACTGATTACAGTAATCCGCCAAtgacattcatgtgtagtgctGTCACTGTTCATAGGCTGGCTGATTACAGGAACCCGCCAAtaacattcatgtgtagtgctGTCACTGTTCATAGGCTGGCTGATTACAGGAACCCGTCAATGACATTCATGTGCACAACATTAACTCGTCTTCCGCCAATATAGTATGCCATTTTGCGCATGTACACCATGTGTGTtaaaagtttgccagtaacttgccaaaggttggtggtttaccatgGAGACTCTTCCACACATAATGATTGACCAACATAGTTTAAGCGAAAAATTCAGTTCTTTGGTGGATTTGGAATGAAACTGAATAGATTAGAAGATAGTGATAGTGACTTCACTAAAAAGCATGCATTGATTGATTTGTATAGTGCTGCAACTATCATCTCATGGACATCTTATGTTACTGACTGTAGTTCTCACAAAGTGAGTAAGACGCCATATTGCTTTGGTGTTGTGTAATTGCTAGATCATTGCTACtgtaggtatgtatgttggAGGAGATAATAAATGGACAGCATTATTGGACATATGTTTGGATCTGTTTTTTTTGCTGTACCTAGAGGCATTCTATCCACTACTAAGCAACAACCTACATAATTAGGCAGGTGAACTGCCTGCAGACAATCTCTGATTGATCAAAGTGTGAAAAATACTCTTATGGTCAAATGATGCCAGATATGTCACTGTGTTGTGAATTACATGAAAGGGGGGATAACTTTTATGACAGATGTAATTGAGATCATCACTAGGGGATGTGAGAgaaatctttatttctttattgagGAATTTTTCACATTATGAGTACACATGCGTGGTGGTAAATGTACATTATGGTTCGAGGGAAAACTGATGTGCCAGGGATAAACCAGTAACACTTGGCAAGTGACAAACAGAATTTTCCTGCTGGTGACGTGCACATTATTGGTGTGTGACAACAAACGTCAAACTGTTCAAACAGCCTCACAAGCATCGTGGCTTACTTACAGTTATCAAAGTTTCACAGCTTGCTATCTTGATTGATTTATCTTGGGCTTTCTGTTTCGTCAACCCTttaaaaactgaccaccatgtgacatataagtgaaaaactcttggagtgtggcattaaacataCATTGTGTAAGTGTGGTCATTTTGTCTGCAACATTCACCTACAGATGTTTCTTTCTACTACCTAGGAAAGAGTGGAGTACTGTAATTCTGAAGACAAAGACCTTGACAGTGGCATTGTTCCCAATGCTGAGCTGAAGCCGGATGAATCCATGGAGGAAAATGGTGATGTGTTTAGTGAAACACCGCCCAGCTCCCGATGTGGTAACCATGACCTCTCCACCCAGAACATATTATCCGACTGTTAAATTGAATCTCTCTATGCAACTTCTGATGATGTCTTTCCACGTTCAACATCTGTTTCATGCAATAATTTGCTACTCATCTGGCGTGTGATCTTGCAGATTTCTTCGGTGTAGAACATTTTCCTTTCATCTTGAATGTGCCTTTTTTGTACATGCCTTTTGTACAAGTACATGATGTATCCATGTGCAGATTGTTCATTTGGAAGAAATTCCTGACATGTTACACCATGGAACAGAGACAAGATACTGAAATCATCGTTTTTTGCATATAAAGTGTTGTTAATATTGAAGCTGGTCTTCCATTTCAAACCAGCCAAAATTTGTTCAGGATAAAATAGCTCaagtacttttttttcattgattgtgCTGTAATTCTTGCAAAAAAGTTAAGCTTGCTTCAATTCCATATTACCTCTTGGTACACTATTTTCAAATTCCCTGCATTTGTTTTTCTCCATATTCGAAAGAAGATAAACTAAACAAATGCAACAGGCACTAAACAAAGCAATCAGCGTAATGCTAGTTATCTCAAGAACTCGCTTATTGTGAACTAAAGGCTGTAGGCTATGTAAGGCATATACTTATGTCATCAAAGGACCCTCTCACTGGTGTTGTGAcatcattttatgtatttatatgaaatactttactaatattttgattttgtggcTTATATtcaatttacataatttatgaatttattttctttattcatgCATTGGCTCTGTCAACTGAAGTTtaaatttcagtgattttttttatacatatgtattaaacTCCCTGGTGTTTAAGTGAAGAAATTCATATCCCTGTTATGTATGATAAGTTAGTTTGATcttctttctgttttgttaaTTGTAAGCAAGATAAAGCTCAATCATTTTGTTCAAATTTGTGatataataaagtatatatcaatatcaaaaaaaaaaaaaatatatcaaaataaaattaagcAAAATATACTGACTTCATGTACAGGCCTAGCTCAGTGCTGATAAGCGGTCCCCACATTGGTAAACTGAGAAAAGGAACATTTAGGAGATTATGGTTttgaagccccccccccccccccaaaaatgaTTATAGtataatttatgatttttgaGGATATGCCTCGTAATAACCTCTCTAATTTATGATTTTTGAGGATATGCCTCGTAATAACCTCTCTATTttgtaatacatgcatattccgTCAATGGTTGTTAATGGTAGGAAATTACCTAATCTATGATATTCATAGCAACACGGGACCTTCtttaatgtatttaatgtaaCTTTAATGATGCTTATGTATACGTAAGCTGCCTGACAACCGAATGCAAGTTTTAAAACATCCTTTTGTACTCTGTAAGGTCAAGTTTGAGTTTCATGCTCTTTTGTTAGGTGTAATTTTTAATGAAGTTAAAGCCATTTTGGTCAGACTTAAACTGTAGGCATGGCATCGTGTTTTGTTCATTGATACTAAAGTCAAGACAGACCAACATAGTAGATGCTTGTATTGCATATTAAGTTCTAATTTAATGCTTCATTttcatgttatgtacatgtatttgttgaaaATTGTGGTTGATATTATGAAACTGTCGAAAGAGCATACTGACTGAGCAGTATGACAAGCTCTTAGTGTTTGCAGGATGCTTTTTATTGTAGCTTTGTTCATCGGAGCATATTTATGACATTGATCAATCTCTAATTTATTGATTATAGGGACTTATGGGTTATGGTTGTAGAAACTATGGTTGTAGAGCCAAGTTAACTGTTTTGTTTAGCACATTAATGCTCATAAAACTTTCttctgtacatttatgtcaGGCTAGTTAGTCTGATGGGTGCACTAACTGGCGTTGTAATTAGTCTGATGGGTGCTCATATTAGCGTTATAATTAGACTGATGGGTGCTCATACTGGCGTTGTAATTAGTCTGATGGGTGCTCATACTGGCGTTGTCATTAAACTGATGGGTGTTCATACTGGTGTTGTAATTAGACTGATGGGTGCTCATACTAGCGTTGTCATTAGTCTGGTGGGTGCTCATATTAGCGTTATAATTAGACTGATGGTTGCTCATACTGGCGTTGTAATTGGACTGATAGGTGCTCATGCTGTTGTCATTAGACTGATGGGTGCTCATATTAGCGTTATAATTAGGCTGATGGGTGCTCATACTGGCGTTGTAATTGGACTGATAGGTGCTCATGCTGTTGTCATTAGACTGATGGGTGCTCATACTGGTGTTGTAATTAGACAGACGGGTGCAAAAAAGCCACACACGACGAAAATGAGACAAACCACCTGGGCACTACACATTCATGTACCTGACACTGACTGGTGACTTTGTATGTTTGGTAGTTTTATAGAAATTGTTGAACATTGGTAAACACTTGGGTCTTGGGGAGGGTTTACTGGTCATGTAGGGAAAACCTGAGccataatgttttgttttttctttctttatgttTTAGAGATCTATTtttatatcagttttttttgtcatctgaatgtacatttacaattttaagacTTCCAATGCTGGTGTAATATTGTGAGAGACTGTAGGGGAGTGTACATATAGCTTTGTTAGATGAacaattaaaaattattcaagAATTGTTTTGAATCACTTGTGCCGGCTTATCACAAAGGGTTCTTCTTTGGGCAATACAAACAGATATGAAAAAGCCTGATAGCATTTTCAGTATGCGTGTTTGGAGTTTAGAATTTGAACACTTTTGTGGTGAAAGGCCAAAATAGTCCAACTTTGTCATGCGaattgtgaaaaatgttggGCAAttgttgttgacattaatttactaatCTCTTATCTCACCGTGTTCCAGAGGCATAAATGGTACGTCTTTCCTGTAGAAACTTATGAAGTTCAAAAATGATCAGCTCCTCAGTTTTCGCCATGTTTTGTCTACTTTTTTCAGATGACTATGTTAGAGTACCAGGGTACAtgaaaatgtgatcaaaactAGTTGCctcacatttttgacaggtcacatgacctgtGACCTTACATGACCTTACAGAAGAACTCATTTTACCTTAAGAAGTGAAAGAGTTCAACTCAAAGCTCCCCTGTTGGCATGATCTTGGGCTTGAGAAATCCAGGTCTCGGGGTGAGATATGCAACACACGATtcagcaaattacatgcattttatgcAAGTCTTTGAGTCAGCAGGGGCCAATTTCACAAAGTCaattttgacttatttatttattaatttgattggtgtttatgccgtactcaagaatatttcactaatatgacggtggccagcattatgttgggaggaaacttggcagagcccaggggaatcccacgacaatccgcatgttgctgccagaccaattttgacttaagtcaaccTTTTAAACCTCTTCAAATTTACTTAATTTTCTGGAAcaagaagttgaaatttggactcGTTTGTCTTATAATAATATTGATGAGATggacaaaatttcatttctaaTACAAAAAAGTAAGCTTTAAGGTTGTATTTTGGCCCCTGAAACTTTACGTGAGCTTAGTTTCAATTCAAAAacttaataaacaaatatgcgCAAAAACTAGAAGGAATCAGAATCCTTGCTTGTGGTCAAAGTTTTCAGTGTTGTATCATAGTCATATATCGCAGTGTGTCTTGGTTTGTCCCATGTTTGGTCCATTATACGCCCTCTAAGCTTTATGTCTGACATCCCGGCCCTGATTGctgagttggtagagcgtcatagatccagggtcaaacctgggtcgggtcatacctatGACCtaacgttcagcattaaggggatagtgcaacgactggttgacccatatcagtgtaatggTTCATGTGgggtgacttacttgccttcagcctctccggccgtacctgggagggtgacttacttgccttcagcctctccagccgtacctgggagggtcttccagcaacctgcagatggt encodes the following:
- the LOC135467644 gene encoding uncharacterized protein LOC135467644, which codes for MNTTGDLNICWGLLPSWTPADLPLSPDPHNDCPQLETYRYIKKTVPCPPPTKPCLFWAAANNSILSSGDIQLVTSVCGIPNISECSNYPRLNPSLIEESLCTPVCLALVVSLSLLLIGVPLVIVGYCSFKGRKRSPSESCCTGVCICVDRVVIRKTGLNRSESCSPAMAESWSKPEINVTGLSNDGYVNEEVLLDWQMERVEYCNSEDKDLDSGIVPNAELKPDESMEENGDVFSETPPSSRCGNHDLSTQNILSDC